A window of the Henckelia pumila isolate YLH828 chromosome 3, ASM3356847v2, whole genome shotgun sequence genome harbors these coding sequences:
- the LOC140890437 gene encoding protein FATTY ACID EXPORT 1, chloroplastic isoform X1 — protein MSPSISQISCFSSIISNRRWKLRNGPYRGHANFGAVKFHVDQIPTFTISEIHDIKIYSLGNETTPSYIEDTSTSNDRNSVNSYAVKEGFTVEEVTNGHIQDQVASEPKRAAKIHDFCLGIPFGGIVLSGGLVGFIFTRNPVNLRTSVLFGGALLALSIYSLKVWRQGKSSLPFILGQSVLSMALLWKNFQTYALTKKLFPTGLNAVVSAAMLCFYLYVVISGGNPPPKKQKSLTAVESS, from the exons ATGTCGCCTTCAATTTCTCAGATTTCATGTTTTTCATCTATTATCAGCAATCGCCGGTGGAAACTCCGCAACGGACCTTACCGTGGCCATGCCAATTTCGGCGCTGTAAAG TTTCACGTTGACCAGATTCCGACATTTACAATCAGTGAGATACATGACATAAAAATATACAGCTTGGGAAATGAAACTACACCAAGTTACATAGAAGACACATCGACATCAAATGATAGAAATTCTGTAAATTCTTATGCTGTTAAAGAAGGTTTTACCGTTGAAGAAGTGACAAATGGGCACATTCAAGATCAAGTCGCCAGCGAACCAAAAAGGGCAGCCAAGATTCATGACTTTTGTCTTGGAATTCCCTTCG GTGGGATTGTTCTAAGCGGGGGACTTGTAGGCTTTATTTTCACCAGAAACCCTGTTAATTTACGCACCAGCGTGCTCTTTGGAGGTGCTCTATTGGCCCTCAGCATTTATAGTTTGAAGGTTTGGAGACAAGGAAAATCCAGCTTACCATTTATACTGGGACAATCAG TACTCTCTATGGCTCTTCTGTGGAAGAATTTTCAGACATATGCATTG ACTAAAAAACTATTTCCAACGGGCTTGAATGCAGTCGTCAG TGCTGCAATGCTGTGCTTCTATTTGTATGTGGTGATATCTGGAGGTAATCCGCCGCCAAAGAAGCAGAAATCTTTGACTGCTGTTGAATCATCGTAA
- the LOC140890437 gene encoding protein FATTY ACID EXPORT 1, chloroplastic isoform X2 — protein MSPSISQISCFSSIISNRRWKLRNGPYRGHANFGAVKIPTFTISEIHDIKIYSLGNETTPSYIEDTSTSNDRNSVNSYAVKEGFTVEEVTNGHIQDQVASEPKRAAKIHDFCLGIPFGGIVLSGGLVGFIFTRNPVNLRTSVLFGGALLALSIYSLKVWRQGKSSLPFILGQSVLSMALLWKNFQTYALTKKLFPTGLNAVVSAAMLCFYLYVVISGGNPPPKKQKSLTAVESS, from the exons ATGTCGCCTTCAATTTCTCAGATTTCATGTTTTTCATCTATTATCAGCAATCGCCGGTGGAAACTCCGCAACGGACCTTACCGTGGCCATGCCAATTTCGGCGCTGTAAAG ATTCCGACATTTACAATCAGTGAGATACATGACATAAAAATATACAGCTTGGGAAATGAAACTACACCAAGTTACATAGAAGACACATCGACATCAAATGATAGAAATTCTGTAAATTCTTATGCTGTTAAAGAAGGTTTTACCGTTGAAGAAGTGACAAATGGGCACATTCAAGATCAAGTCGCCAGCGAACCAAAAAGGGCAGCCAAGATTCATGACTTTTGTCTTGGAATTCCCTTCG GTGGGATTGTTCTAAGCGGGGGACTTGTAGGCTTTATTTTCACCAGAAACCCTGTTAATTTACGCACCAGCGTGCTCTTTGGAGGTGCTCTATTGGCCCTCAGCATTTATAGTTTGAAGGTTTGGAGACAAGGAAAATCCAGCTTACCATTTATACTGGGACAATCAG TACTCTCTATGGCTCTTCTGTGGAAGAATTTTCAGACATATGCATTG ACTAAAAAACTATTTCCAACGGGCTTGAATGCAGTCGTCAG TGCTGCAATGCTGTGCTTCTATTTGTATGTGGTGATATCTGGAGGTAATCCGCCGCCAAAGAAGCAGAAATCTTTGACTGCTGTTGAATCATCGTAA